The following coding sequences are from one Azospirillum sp. TSH100 window:
- a CDS encoding YajQ family cyclic di-GMP-binding protein, producing the protein MPSFDIVSETDVHEVDNAIAGVRREIDTRFDFKGSKCTVERTENEIVLLADDATKLEQMQELLRVYVTRRKLDAAALDFSAKPERAAGDALRHAVTIKQGIAQELAKTIVKGIKDSKMKVQVSIQGDELRVTGKKRDDLQDAIALVKRMGIEQPLQYQNFRD; encoded by the coding sequence ATGCCGTCCTTTGACATCGTGTCCGAGACGGATGTCCACGAGGTCGACAACGCCATCGCCGGCGTCCGTCGCGAGATCGACACCCGGTTCGACTTCAAGGGCTCCAAATGCACGGTCGAGCGGACCGAGAACGAGATCGTTCTGCTGGCCGACGACGCCACCAAGCTGGAGCAGATGCAGGAACTGCTGCGCGTCTATGTGACCCGCCGCAAGCTGGATGCCGCGGCGCTCGACTTCTCCGCCAAGCCGGAGCGGGCCGCCGGCGACGCGTTGCGCCACGCCGTGACGATCAAGCAGGGAATTGCGCAGGAGTTGGCGAAGACCATCGTCAAAGGGATCAAGGACAGCAAGATGAAGGTCCAGGTCTCGATCCAGGGCGACGAACTGCGGGTGACGGGCAAGAAGCGCGACGACCTCCAGGACGCCATCGCCCTGGTCAAGCGGATGGGCATCGAGCAGCCGCTGCAATATCAGAACTTCCGCGACTGA
- a CDS encoding peptide ABC transporter ATP-binding protein: MSTETEPHVFEAAADRSVVLEARNLRKHYAVKRGAFKPMATVKALDGVSFSLQAGRTLAVVGESGCGKSTLARAVTMIEPPTSGELLYDCREVVGRSAAEMKELRRTVQMVFQNPYGSLNPRKTVGSILTEPLVINTAMDKHERRERAVAMMGKVGLRPDQVDRYPHMFSGGQRQRIAIARALMLNPRVVVADEPVSALDVSIQAQVLNLMMDLQEELNLAYLFISHDLSVVRHIADSLMVMYLGKPVEHGAKDVVFTRPRHPYTRILLAATPRVNPDLRVDRVVPKGELPSPLNPPPGCAFHKRCPFATERCAAEVPPLRPVDERLVACHYAEQMD, encoded by the coding sequence ATGAGCACCGAGACCGAACCCCATGTTTTCGAGGCGGCGGCCGACCGGTCGGTCGTGCTGGAGGCGCGCAACTTGCGCAAGCACTATGCCGTCAAGCGCGGCGCCTTCAAGCCGATGGCGACGGTGAAGGCGCTGGACGGCGTGTCCTTCAGTCTCCAGGCGGGCAGGACGCTGGCGGTGGTCGGCGAATCGGGCTGCGGCAAGTCGACGCTGGCGCGGGCCGTGACGATGATCGAACCGCCGACCTCGGGCGAGCTGCTCTACGACTGCCGCGAGGTGGTCGGGCGCAGCGCTGCCGAGATGAAGGAACTGCGCCGCACGGTGCAGATGGTCTTCCAGAACCCCTACGGTTCGCTGAACCCGCGCAAGACGGTGGGATCGATCCTGACCGAGCCGCTGGTCATCAACACCGCCATGGACAAGCATGAGCGGCGTGAGCGCGCGGTGGCCATGATGGGCAAGGTGGGCCTGCGTCCCGACCAGGTCGACCGCTATCCGCATATGTTCTCCGGCGGCCAGCGCCAGCGAATCGCGATCGCCCGCGCGCTGATGCTGAACCCGCGCGTCGTCGTGGCGGACGAGCCGGTGTCGGCGCTCGACGTGTCGATCCAGGCGCAGGTGCTGAACCTGATGATGGATTTGCAGGAAGAGCTGAACCTCGCCTACCTGTTCATCTCCCACGATCTCAGCGTGGTGCGGCACATCGCCGATTCCCTGATGGTGATGTATCTGGGCAAGCCGGTGGAGCATGGCGCCAAGGACGTGGTCTTCACCCGGCCGCGCCATCCCTACACCCGCATCCTGCTGGCGGCGACGCCGCGGGTGAATCCGGACCTGCGCGTCGACCGGGTGGTGCCGAAGGGTGAGCTGCCGTCGCCGCTGAACCCGCCGCCGGGCTGTGCCTTCCACAAGCGCTGCCCCTTCGCCACCGAGCGCTGCGCCGCGGAGGTTCCGCCGCTGCGTCCGGTCGACGAACGGCTGGTCGCCTGCCATTACGCCGAACAGATGGACTGA
- a CDS encoding AMP-binding protein, with protein MTPSGHLDSFTRDRLPAPSQRPDLILERPELQYPQRLNAVSVLIDGWRERGWDGRPCLIGGDGEVWSYGRMRDTVDRIARVLTEDYGLVTGNRVLLRGPNTPMLAACWLAVIKAGGVLVPTMPLLRAPELADVLKRAAIDMALCDTHFLDDLEEAALPSLRIVGFRDGELEHRIATKPPGFQAADTAQDDVALIAFTSGTTGTPKAAAHLHRHLLAISDLSPRSVLGTTADDVFCGSPTLAFAYGLGGLLLFPLRIGASVILLERGTADRLLDAVTRHRATVMFTVPTVYRGMIGRMAADPALARGVSSLRLCVSAGEPLPQQTFEGWRDATGLEILDSLGTTELLNAVLHAVPGDVRPGSTGKPVPGYEAMVVDDQFRRLPPGQVGRLAVRGATGCLYLDDPRQESYVQQGWNLTGDAFHVDEDGFFWYHARTDDLIVSAGYKISGLEVENILLSHEAVQECAVIAAPDPVRGTIPKAFVVLRDDVRPDERLAEELQAFVKEHIAPYKYPRAVEFLDALPRTETGKVQRFKLRRRAWQPDDAD; from the coding sequence ATGACGCCATCGGGACATCTGGACAGCTTCACCCGCGACCGGCTGCCGGCGCCGTCGCAGCGCCCCGACCTGATTCTCGAACGCCCCGAACTCCAATATCCGCAGCGGCTCAACGCCGTCTCCGTGCTGATCGACGGCTGGCGCGAGCGCGGCTGGGATGGGCGCCCCTGCCTGATCGGCGGCGACGGCGAGGTGTGGAGCTATGGCCGGATGCGCGACACCGTCGACCGCATCGCCCGCGTCCTGACCGAGGATTACGGGCTGGTCACCGGCAACCGCGTCCTGCTGCGCGGCCCCAACACGCCGATGCTGGCCGCCTGCTGGCTGGCGGTGATCAAGGCCGGCGGCGTGCTGGTGCCGACCATGCCGCTGCTGCGCGCCCCAGAACTGGCCGACGTGCTGAAGCGCGCCGCCATCGACATGGCGCTGTGCGACACCCATTTCCTAGACGATCTGGAAGAGGCGGCGCTGCCGTCGCTGCGCATCGTCGGTTTCCGCGACGGCGAACTCGAACACCGGATCGCCACCAAGCCGCCCGGCTTCCAGGCCGCCGACACGGCGCAGGACGATGTCGCGCTGATCGCCTTCACCTCCGGCACCACCGGCACGCCAAAGGCGGCGGCCCATCTGCACCGCCATCTGCTGGCGATTTCCGACCTGTCGCCGCGCTCCGTTCTGGGCACGACGGCCGACGACGTGTTCTGCGGCTCGCCGACGCTGGCCTTCGCCTACGGGTTGGGCGGGCTTCTGCTGTTCCCCTTGCGCATCGGCGCCTCGGTGATCCTGCTGGAACGTGGTACCGCCGACCGGTTGCTGGACGCGGTCACCCGCCACCGGGCGACGGTGATGTTCACCGTGCCCACCGTCTATCGCGGCATGATCGGCCGCATGGCCGCCGACCCGGCGCTGGCCAGGGGCGTGTCCTCGCTCCGGCTCTGCGTGTCCGCCGGCGAACCCTTGCCGCAGCAGACCTTCGAGGGCTGGCGCGACGCCACCGGGCTGGAGATCCTCGACAGCCTGGGCACCACCGAACTTCTGAACGCCGTGTTGCACGCCGTTCCGGGCGACGTCCGGCCGGGCTCCACCGGCAAGCCGGTGCCGGGCTACGAGGCGATGGTGGTCGACGACCAGTTCCGCCGGCTGCCGCCCGGTCAGGTCGGCCGGCTGGCGGTGCGCGGAGCGACCGGCTGTCTCTATCTCGACGACCCGCGCCAGGAAAGCTATGTCCAGCAGGGCTGGAACCTGACCGGCGACGCCTTCCATGTCGATGAGGACGGCTTCTTCTGGTACCACGCCCGCACCGACGACCTGATCGTCTCCGCCGGCTACAAGATCTCCGGCCTGGAGGTCGAGAATATCCTGCTGAGCCACGAGGCGGTGCAGGAATGCGCGGTGATCGCCGCCCCCGATCCCGTGCGCGGCACCATCCCCAAGGCCTTCGTCGTGCTGCGTGACGACGTCCGTCCCGACGAGCGTCTGGCGGAGGAACTGCAAGCCTTCGTCAAGGAGCACATCGCGCCCTACAAGTACCCCCGCGCGGTGGAGTTCCTCGATGCGCTGCCGCGGACGGAAACCGGCAAGGTCCAGCGCTTCAAACTGCGCCGCCGCGCATGGCAGCCGGACGACGCCGACTGA
- a CDS encoding ABC transporter ATP-binding protein — protein MPLLDIKNLSVEFTTRAGTFRAVDGIDLTVDEGEVVGIVGESGSGKSVTSLAVMGLLGSNGRVVADRMMFGGRDLLTMPAAQRRKITGKDVAMVFQEPMTSLNPCFTVGFQIMETLRVHEGLSGKALRNRAIALLEQVGIPAPETRLSAFPHQLSGGMNQRVMIAIAIACNPRLLVADEPTTALDVTIQKQILDLLVQLQRERGMALILITHDMGVVAETAQRVVVMYAGQVAETRPVHSLFERPRHPYTGALLDALPERALGKRRLPTIPGMVPGIADRPAGCLFSPRCRFADVRCRAERPALFDVDDGRARCFYPLPDGHLAAGEAL, from the coding sequence ATGCCTCTTCTCGACATCAAGAACCTGTCGGTCGAGTTCACCACCCGCGCCGGCACCTTCCGCGCGGTGGATGGCATCGACCTGACCGTGGACGAAGGCGAGGTCGTCGGCATCGTCGGCGAATCCGGCTCCGGCAAGTCCGTCACCTCGCTCGCCGTGATGGGGCTTCTCGGCTCCAACGGCCGTGTGGTCGCCGACCGGATGATGTTCGGCGGCCGCGACTTGCTGACCATGCCCGCCGCCCAGCGCCGGAAGATCACCGGCAAGGACGTCGCCATGGTTTTCCAGGAGCCGATGACCAGCCTGAACCCCTGCTTCACCGTCGGTTTCCAGATCATGGAAACCCTGCGCGTTCATGAGGGGCTGTCCGGCAAGGCGTTGCGCAACCGTGCCATCGCCCTGCTGGAGCAGGTCGGCATCCCGGCGCCGGAAACCCGCCTGTCCGCCTTCCCGCACCAGCTGTCGGGCGGCATGAACCAGCGCGTGATGATCGCCATCGCCATCGCCTGCAACCCGCGCCTGCTGGTGGCGGACGAGCCGACGACCGCGCTGGACGTCACCATCCAGAAGCAGATCCTCGACCTGCTGGTCCAGTTGCAGCGCGAACGCGGCATGGCGCTGATCCTGATCACCCACGACATGGGCGTGGTGGCGGAGACGGCGCAGCGCGTCGTCGTCATGTATGCCGGCCAGGTGGCGGAGACGCGTCCGGTCCATTCGCTGTTCGAGCGGCCGCGCCACCCCTACACCGGCGCCCTGCTCGACGCGTTGCCGGAGCGGGCGCTGGGCAAGCGCCGGCTGCCGACCATTCCCGGCATGGTGCCGGGCATCGCCGACCGGCCGGCCGGCTGCCTGTTCAGCCCGCGCTGCCGTTTCGCCGACGTCCGCTGCCGTGCCGAGCGCCCGGCGCTGTTCGACGTGGACGACGGGCGGGCCCGCTGTTTCTACCCGCTGCCGGACGGCCATCTCGCCGCCGGGGAGGCGTTGTGA
- a CDS encoding lysozyme inhibitor LprI family protein — protein MTLRTATVLCLPLLFGLAGPAAAASFDCAQARAGSGRAEEKLICSTPALNAADAAMGAAYKALLGELAVDEAGRGFARAEQRAWAGRRNRACGFGLPAGAESDSGFGDPADCLLVETERRTTQLAALRADPALGARLRTVVLTDGKPRARLFIRAERPEIADPAVPGAAFFNDTVRRFVERETSEFRKNSIDLPEGMEAELLLTADVHVTAPGLLSVQFRGDGVQGNGFRYAAGLTVDLGRGRVPTLAELFGGGSWLATATAACRAALEPEMAAECSGPELKDPRSWRFEPQRAVATLLLPGKELREIAMPFHPSAR, from the coding sequence ATGACCCTCCGCACCGCCACCGTTCTCTGCCTGCCGCTTCTGTTTGGTCTCGCCGGTCCGGCCGCCGCGGCCAGTTTCGACTGCGCCCAGGCCCGCGCCGGATCGGGACGTGCGGAGGAAAAGCTGATCTGTTCTACCCCGGCGCTCAACGCCGCCGATGCGGCGATGGGAGCGGCTTACAAGGCCCTGTTGGGCGAGCTGGCGGTCGACGAGGCGGGACGCGGCTTCGCCCGCGCCGAACAGCGTGCCTGGGCCGGGCGGCGCAACCGCGCCTGCGGCTTCGGCCTTCCCGCCGGTGCCGAGTCCGACAGCGGCTTCGGCGATCCGGCCGATTGCCTGCTGGTGGAGACGGAGCGGCGAACGACGCAGCTTGCCGCCCTACGGGCCGATCCGGCGCTCGGCGCCCGGCTGCGCACGGTTGTGCTGACCGACGGCAAACCCCGAGCCCGCCTGTTCATCCGCGCCGAACGGCCGGAGATCGCCGATCCGGCCGTTCCCGGCGCGGCCTTCTTCAATGACACGGTGCGCCGCTTCGTCGAGAGGGAAACCAGCGAATTCCGCAAGAACTCGATCGATCTGCCCGAGGGGATGGAGGCGGAACTGCTCCTGACCGCCGATGTCCACGTCACCGCCCCCGGCCTGCTGTCGGTCCAGTTCCGGGGCGACGGGGTTCAGGGAAACGGCTTCCGCTATGCGGCGGGGCTGACGGTGGATCTCGGGCGGGGACGGGTGCCGACCCTGGCGGAGCTGTTCGGCGGCGGTTCCTGGCTTGCAACCGCGACCGCCGCCTGCCGGGCGGCGCTGGAGCCCGAGATGGCGGCGGAGTGCAGCGGTCCCGAGCTGAAAGACCCGCGCAGCTGGCGCTTCGAGCCGCAGCGGGCGGTGGCGACCCTGCTGTTGCCGGGCAAGGAGCTGCGGGAAATCGCCATGCCGTTCCATCCGTCCGCCCGCTGA
- a CDS encoding ABC transporter permease subunit yields the protein MLRFILTRVSLVIPTFLGITFLTFILIRLVPGDPIEVRTGERGIAPERLAELRHEMGLDRALWQQFLDYVSNVLHGDFGLSLITHNSVLSEFLTLFPATLELALCAMLFATLVGLPAGILAAVKRGSLFDHGVMGASLTGYSMPIFWWGLLLILFFSVALGWTPVSGRLDLVYYVEPATGFMLIDTLMAGEYDAFRSALSHLILPTIVLGTVPLAVVARMTRSAMLEVLGEDYIRTARAKGLADGRVIGMHALRNALIPVVTVIGLQVGTLLGGAILTETIFSWPGVGKWLIESINRRDYPALQGGVLLIATSVILVNLLVDVLYGVLNPRIRHAR from the coding sequence ATGCTTCGCTTCATCCTGACGCGGGTGAGCTTGGTGATTCCGACTTTTCTCGGCATCACCTTTCTGACCTTCATCCTGATCCGGCTGGTTCCCGGTGACCCCATCGAGGTGCGCACCGGCGAGAGAGGCATCGCGCCTGAACGGCTGGCCGAACTGCGCCATGAGATGGGCCTGGACCGGGCGCTCTGGCAGCAGTTCCTCGATTATGTCAGCAACGTGCTGCACGGTGATTTCGGCCTGTCGCTGATCACCCACAATTCGGTTCTCAGCGAATTCCTGACGCTGTTCCCGGCGACGCTCGAACTGGCGCTGTGCGCCATGCTGTTCGCGACGCTCGTGGGGCTGCCGGCCGGCATCCTGGCGGCGGTGAAGCGCGGCTCGCTGTTCGACCATGGCGTGATGGGCGCCAGCCTGACCGGCTATTCGATGCCGATCTTCTGGTGGGGCCTGCTGCTGATCCTGTTCTTCTCGGTGGCACTGGGCTGGACCCCGGTGTCGGGCCGTCTGGACCTGGTCTATTACGTGGAGCCGGCGACCGGCTTCATGCTGATCGACACGCTGATGGCCGGCGAATACGACGCCTTCCGCTCGGCGCTGTCGCACCTGATCCTGCCGACCATCGTGCTGGGCACCGTGCCGCTGGCCGTGGTGGCGCGCATGACGCGCTCGGCCATGCTGGAGGTGCTGGGCGAGGATTACATCCGCACCGCCCGCGCCAAGGGGCTGGCCGACGGACGGGTCATCGGCATGCACGCGCTGCGCAACGCGCTGATCCCGGTGGTGACCGTCATCGGCCTTCAGGTCGGCACGCTGCTGGGCGGCGCCATCCTGACGGAAACCATCTTCTCCTGGCCGGGGGTCGGCAAATGGCTGATCGAATCGATCAACCGCCGCGACTATCCGGCCTTGCAGGGCGGGGTCCTGCTGATCGCCACCTCGGTGATCCTGGTCAACCTGCTGGTGGACGTGCTGTACGGCGTCCTCAACCCCCGCATCCGTCACGCGCGGTGA
- a CDS encoding ABC transporter substrate-binding protein — MKRILLGAGLGMAAALALSAPAQAAKTLVYCSEGSPENFNPMLNTTGTSFDVALPVYNNLVQFEHGGTKVVPGLAESWTISDDGLVYTFKLRAGAKWHSVGDFKPTRDANADDVIFSFERQWKPDHPFHKVSGGAYDYFNDMAMPKLLKSIEKVDDLTVRFTLNAVEAPFLANLAMPFAPIMSAEYGAMLLKKGTPEKLDQVPVGTGPFQFVAYQKDAVVRYKAFEQYWGGKQPLDNLVFAITPDAAVRLAKLKANECQVMPYPNPADIDGMKKDSSIVVQEQEGLNVGYVSFNVTKKPFDDVRVRRAVSMAMDKKAMVSAVYQAAGVPAKNPIPPTMWSYNDSIEDYPYDVERAKKLLADAGYPNGFETDLWAMPVQRPYNPNAKRIAEMMQADLAKVGIKAKIVQYEWGEYRKRMQQGEHQMGMLGWTGDNGDPDNFLYTLLGCEAARPGGNNLSKWCNKEFDDLVVQAKRTTDIAARTKLYEQAQVIFKEEAPWYTIAHSVVYMGLAKNVVGYKMDPFGIHRFDGVDLK; from the coding sequence ATGAAGCGCATCCTGCTGGGTGCCGGGCTTGGTATGGCCGCGGCGCTGGCGCTGTCGGCGCCGGCCCAGGCGGCGAAGACCCTTGTTTATTGCTCCGAGGGTAGCCCCGAAAACTTCAACCCCATGTTGAATACGACCGGCACCAGCTTCGACGTTGCCCTCCCGGTCTACAACAATCTCGTCCAGTTCGAGCATGGCGGCACCAAGGTCGTTCCCGGCCTGGCGGAGTCCTGGACCATTTCCGACGACGGGCTGGTCTACACCTTCAAGCTGCGTGCCGGTGCCAAGTGGCACAGCGTCGGCGATTTCAAGCCGACCCGCGACGCGAATGCCGACGACGTCATCTTCTCGTTCGAGCGCCAGTGGAAGCCTGACCATCCCTTCCACAAGGTGTCGGGCGGCGCCTACGACTACTTCAACGACATGGCGATGCCCAAGCTGTTGAAGTCGATCGAGAAGGTCGACGACCTGACGGTCAGGTTCACGCTGAACGCGGTTGAGGCGCCGTTCCTGGCCAACCTCGCCATGCCGTTCGCCCCGATCATGTCCGCCGAATACGGCGCCATGCTGCTGAAGAAGGGCACGCCGGAGAAGCTTGACCAGGTTCCGGTCGGCACCGGTCCCTTCCAGTTCGTCGCCTACCAGAAGGACGCCGTCGTCCGCTACAAGGCGTTCGAGCAGTATTGGGGCGGCAAGCAGCCGCTCGACAATCTCGTCTTCGCGATCACGCCCGATGCGGCGGTTCGTCTGGCCAAGCTGAAGGCCAACGAATGCCAGGTGATGCCGTACCCGAATCCGGCCGATATCGACGGCATGAAGAAGGACAGCTCGATCGTCGTTCAGGAGCAGGAAGGCCTGAACGTCGGTTACGTCTCCTTCAACGTGACCAAGAAGCCGTTCGACGACGTTCGCGTCCGCCGCGCCGTCAGCATGGCGATGGACAAGAAGGCGATGGTCTCCGCGGTCTATCAGGCCGCCGGCGTCCCGGCCAAGAACCCGATCCCGCCGACCATGTGGTCGTACAACGACTCGATCGAGGACTATCCGTACGACGTCGAGCGGGCGAAGAAGCTGTTGGCCGATGCCGGCTACCCGAACGGCTTCGAGACCGACCTGTGGGCGATGCCGGTGCAGCGCCCGTACAACCCCAACGCCAAGCGCATCGCCGAGATGATGCAGGCCGATCTCGCCAAGGTCGGCATCAAGGCGAAGATCGTGCAGTACGAGTGGGGTGAGTACCGCAAGCGCATGCAGCAGGGCGAGCACCAGATGGGCATGCTCGGCTGGACCGGTGACAACGGCGATCCGGACAACTTCCTCTACACCCTGCTGGGTTGCGAGGCGGCCCGTCCGGGCGGCAACAACCTGTCGAAGTGGTGCAACAAGGAGTTCGACGACCTCGTCGTCCAGGCCAAGCGCACCACCGACATCGCCGCGCGCACCAAGCTGTACGAACAGGCCCAGGTGATCTTCAAGGAAGAGGCTCCGTGGTACACCATCGCCCATTCGGTGGTTTACATGGGCCTCGCCAAGAACGTCGTCGGCTACAAGATGGATCCGTTCGGCATCCATCGCTTCGACGGCGTCGACCTGAAGTGA
- a CDS encoding ABC transporter permease subunit: protein MSTEISTNAEPAAPEPVAVSRPPHPLTEFWYHFKQNKGALGGLVVIALIALIAIFAGVIAPHDPDIQYREAILTPPVWQEGGSWSFILGTDDIGRDMLSRLMYGARLSMMIGMIVVTLSLAVGLGLGLVAGFFGGMADVLIMRAMDILLALPSLLLAVVVAAILGPGLVNAMLAVSVVVIPHYARLTRAAVLAEVNKDYVVASRVAGAGPLRLMLIVVLPNCVAPLIVQATLGFSTAILDAAALGFLGLGAQPPTPEWGTMLASSLQFLQRAPWVVTWPGIAILVTVLAFNLLGDGLRDALDPKLKR from the coding sequence ATGTCCACTGAAATCTCCACCAACGCAGAACCCGCCGCTCCGGAGCCGGTCGCCGTGTCGCGCCCGCCGCATCCGCTGACCGAGTTCTGGTATCATTTCAAGCAGAACAAGGGCGCGCTCGGCGGTCTGGTCGTCATCGCGCTGATCGCGCTGATCGCCATCTTCGCCGGCGTCATCGCCCCGCATGATCCCGACATCCAGTATCGCGAAGCGATCCTCACTCCGCCGGTCTGGCAGGAGGGCGGAAGCTGGAGCTTCATCCTCGGCACCGACGACATCGGCCGCGACATGCTGTCCCGCCTGATGTACGGCGCGCGCCTGTCGATGATGATCGGCATGATCGTCGTCACCCTGTCGCTGGCCGTCGGGCTGGGGTTGGGGCTGGTCGCCGGCTTCTTCGGCGGGATGGCCGACGTGCTGATCATGCGCGCCATGGACATCCTGCTGGCATTGCCGTCGCTGCTGCTGGCCGTGGTGGTGGCCGCCATCCTCGGGCCGGGGCTGGTGAACGCCATGCTGGCGGTGTCGGTGGTGGTGATCCCGCATTATGCCCGCCTGACCCGCGCCGCCGTGCTGGCGGAGGTGAACAAGGACTATGTCGTCGCCTCGCGCGTCGCCGGGGCCGGGCCGCTGCGCCTGATGCTGATCGTGGTGCTGCCCAACTGCGTCGCCCCGCTGATCGTGCAGGCGACCCTCGGCTTCTCCACCGCCATCCTGGACGCGGCCGCCCTGGGTTTCCTCGGCCTCGGCGCGCAGCCGCCGACGCCGGAATGGGGCACCATGCTGGCCTCCTCGCTGCAGTTCCTTCAGCGCGCGCCCTGGGTCGTGACCTGGCCCGGCATCGCCATCCTGGTGACCGTGCTGGCCTTCAATCTGTTGGGCGACGGTCTTCGCGACGCGCTCGACCCCAAGCTGAAACGTTGA
- a CDS encoding DMT family transporter gives MSFPLLPSFLRTGPLAAYGLYLVGSALLASNPVVGRAVAHVVPPIGLAFWRWLIAFLIVLPFALPGLLTHRGQLKAQWRRYLLLGVLGQGISGAIVYYGLERTSATNASLIYATSPAMILALAAVWLGDAIRPRQILGILLAMAGVLVILTRGDLDALRHLSFNSGDLLVLTGAVSWSVYTILLRQSGTPLPVVTAFAANALSGVLVLAPFYAWETMAVRPVPFSASTILSIAAVALFASVLALLAYQKTIALMGAARASTALYVSPLWAALASWVLLAEPLQGFHLMGVMLVLPGVMLATLHSRKPVAKPTADAA, from the coding sequence ATGTCCTTTCCGCTCCTGCCGTCCTTCCTGCGGACCGGCCCGCTGGCCGCCTATGGCCTCTATCTCGTCGGATCGGCGCTGCTGGCCTCAAACCCGGTGGTCGGCCGGGCGGTGGCGCATGTGGTGCCACCGATCGGGCTGGCCTTCTGGCGCTGGCTGATCGCCTTTCTGATCGTGCTGCCTTTCGCCCTGCCCGGCCTTTTGACCCATCGCGGCCAGTTGAAGGCGCAATGGCGGCGTTACCTGTTGCTGGGCGTGCTGGGTCAGGGGATTTCGGGCGCCATTGTCTATTACGGGCTGGAGCGGACCAGTGCCACCAACGCCAGCCTGATCTATGCCACCAGTCCGGCGATGATCCTGGCGCTGGCCGCCGTCTGGCTGGGCGACGCCATCCGGCCGCGGCAGATTCTCGGAATCCTGCTGGCGATGGCCGGCGTGCTGGTGATCCTGACCCGCGGCGATCTCGACGCCTTGCGCCACCTGTCCTTCAATTCCGGCGACTTGCTGGTGCTGACCGGGGCGGTGTCGTGGTCGGTCTACACCATCCTGCTGCGGCAATCGGGCACACCCCTGCCGGTGGTTACCGCCTTTGCCGCCAATGCGTTGTCCGGCGTGCTGGTGCTGGCGCCCTTCTACGCGTGGGAAACCATGGCGGTGCGGCCGGTCCCCTTCTCGGCCTCCACCATCCTGTCGATCGCCGCGGTGGCGCTGTTCGCCTCCGTCCTGGCACTGCTTGCCTACCAGAAGACCATCGCGTTGATGGGGGCGGCACGCGCCTCCACCGCGCTCTACGTGTCGCCGCTGTGGGCGGCGCTGGCCTCCTGGGTGCTGCTGGCGGAGCCGTTGCAGGGCTTCCATCTGATGGGAGTGATGCTGGTGCTGCCCGGGGTGATGCTGGCGACCCTGCACAGCCGAAAGCCGGTGGCGAAGCCGACGGCCGACGCGGCCTGA
- a CDS encoding ChbG/HpnK family deacetylase: MPDTDPTPLLLCADDYGLAPGVNAAIRDLIAGGRLTATSVMSLCPHWRGGADSLRELRDKADVGLHFTLTDQPPLGAMPTLAPGGRLPPLGRLMGWAYRGKLNGGAARVEIRDELSRQIDAFTDAWGGPPDYIDGHQHIHQLPGVREAVVEALGALPGSPSGPYVRLCGEPITAVLRRGVAVPKTLLIGGLGGGLRRMVRAHGIPANDRFAGVYDFAGSRPFADLMPRFLDGIGGRTLVMVHPGLPDEALRRVDTLVEPRRAEYDYLRGPEFAALLEARNIRLTRFAGFPR; encoded by the coding sequence ATGCCCGATACCGACCCCACCCCACTGCTGCTCTGTGCCGACGATTACGGACTGGCGCCGGGCGTCAACGCCGCAATCCGCGACCTGATCGCCGGGGGCCGGCTGACCGCGACCTCGGTCATGAGCCTCTGCCCGCATTGGCGCGGCGGAGCCGACTCGTTGCGGGAACTGAGGGACAAGGCCGATGTCGGGCTGCACTTCACCCTGACCGACCAGCCGCCGCTGGGCGCCATGCCGACACTGGCGCCGGGCGGGCGGCTGCCGCCGCTGGGGCGGCTGATGGGCTGGGCCTATCGTGGAAAACTGAACGGTGGGGCGGCTCGAGTGGAGATCCGGGACGAACTGTCGCGCCAGATCGACGCCTTCACCGACGCCTGGGGCGGACCGCCCGACTATATCGACGGCCACCAGCACATCCATCAGCTGCCCGGCGTCCGCGAGGCGGTGGTGGAGGCGCTGGGCGCCTTGCCCGGATCCCCCTCTGGCCCCTATGTCCGCCTGTGCGGCGAGCCGATTACGGCGGTGCTGCGCCGCGGCGTGGCTGTGCCGAAGACCCTGCTGATCGGCGGGCTGGGCGGCGGGCTGAGGCGCATGGTGCGGGCGCACGGCATCCCGGCCAACGACCGTTTCGCCGGGGTCTACGACTTCGCCGGCAGCCGGCCCTTCGCGGACCTGATGCCCCGCTTCCTCGATGGGATCGGCGGCCGCACCCTGGTTATGGTCCACCCCGGCCTGCCCGACGAGGCGTTGCGCCGCGTCGACACGCTGGTCGAGCCGCGGCGCGCCGAATACGACTATCTGCGCGGGCCGGAGTTCGCCGCGCTCCTGGAGGCGCGCAACATCCGGCTGACCCGCTTCGCCGGCTTTCCCCGGTAG